The Xanthobacter flavus genome includes a window with the following:
- a CDS encoding disulfide bond formation protein B, producing MYPTTKETASLLLVAGSVMALSAAWYFQLVVGLAPCPLCLDQRIAYYAAVPLGLIAFFLARSDRSSPARVLLALLGVAMLVNAGIAVYHAGIEWQFWTGPTACTGAPVATTNVLSALKGARVPRCDEAAWRMFGLSMAGWNALIALALAAVGFAGATTGRKA from the coding sequence TTGTATCCGACCACGAAGGAAACCGCGTCCCTGCTGCTGGTGGCAGGCTCTGTCATGGCTCTTTCGGCGGCCTGGTATTTCCAGCTCGTGGTTGGCCTCGCGCCCTGCCCGCTGTGCCTCGACCAGCGCATTGCCTATTACGCCGCCGTGCCGCTGGGGCTGATCGCCTTCTTCCTTGCCCGCAGCGATCGCTCAAGTCCGGCGCGGGTGCTTCTGGCGCTGCTGGGCGTGGCGATGCTCGTCAACGCCGGGATCGCGGTCTATCACGCTGGCATCGAATGGCAGTTCTGGACCGGCCCGACGGCCTGCACTGGCGCGCCGGTGGCCACCACAAACGTGCTCTCGGCGCTCAAGGGCGCGCGCGTGCCGCGCTGCGACGAAGCGGCGTGGCGGATGTTCGGGCTGTCCATGGCGGGGTGGAACGCGCTGATCGCGCTTGCTCTGGCGGCCGTGGGCTTCGCAGGCGCGACGACCGGTCGCAAGGCCTGA
- a CDS encoding HNH endonuclease yields MTTALSSGAWPALVLNADYRPLSYYPLSVWSWQDAIKAVFLDRVNIVEYYDKAVRSPGFEIRLPSVVSLRTFVKPTRQPAFTRFNVFLRDRFSCQYCGSRDDLTFDHVIPRSKGGQTTWENVVAACSPCNLRKGGHMPADAGMWPAQTPFQPSVHDLHQNGRHFPPNYLHESWMDYLYWDTELDP; encoded by the coding sequence TTGACCACTGCTTTGTCATCAGGTGCCTGGCCAGCGCTCGTGCTCAACGCGGACTACCGCCCGTTGAGCTATTACCCGCTGTCGGTCTGGAGCTGGCAAGACGCCATCAAGGCTGTCTTCCTCGACCGGGTGAATATCGTCGAATATTACGACAAGGCGGTGCGAAGTCCGGGTTTTGAAATCAGGCTGCCGAGCGTCGTGTCTCTGCGCACCTTCGTGAAGCCCACTCGCCAACCAGCCTTTACCCGTTTCAACGTCTTCCTGCGGGACCGCTTCTCCTGCCAATATTGCGGTTCACGCGACGATCTCACGTTCGACCATGTGATCCCGCGCTCGAAGGGCGGCCAGACAACCTGGGAGAACGTGGTCGCGGCCTGTTCCCCCTGCAACCTGCGCAAGGGCGGCCATATGCCGGCGGACGCGGGGATGTGGCCCGCGCAGACGCCCTTCCAGCCTTCCGTGCACGATCTCCACCAGAACGGCCGGCACTTCCCGCCGAACTATCTGCACGAGAGCTGGATGGACTATCTCTACTGGGATACCGAACTCGATCCCTGA
- a CDS encoding alpha/beta hydrolase produces the protein MSFPLDGVSLDEPILDGPRLRPRNGGAPDSLVVLLHGYGADGRDLIDLGNAWADLLPGTAFISPHAPDPCGEAPVGRQWFPLSFRDPHELTRGAEAAAPVLAAFLKVELAKYDLPPSRLALVGFSQGAMMALKIATTAAVAPAAVVAYSGLWVEAAGGVPRDLQLRTRPPILLVHGTEDEVIPAQALFASARGLADAGVPVEWHLSQGLGHGIDDAGLAHGGAFLAEFLAPGRR, from the coding sequence ATGTCCTTCCCCCTCGATGGCGTTTCCCTCGACGAGCCCATCCTTGACGGCCCGCGCCTGCGTCCGCGCAACGGCGGCGCGCCCGACAGCCTTGTCGTGCTGCTGCACGGCTATGGCGCGGACGGGCGCGACCTCATCGACCTCGGCAACGCCTGGGCCGATCTCCTGCCTGGGACGGCCTTCATTTCCCCCCACGCCCCCGACCCATGCGGGGAGGCGCCCGTGGGCCGTCAGTGGTTCCCGCTGAGCTTCCGTGATCCCCACGAACTGACCCGGGGCGCTGAGGCTGCGGCGCCCGTGCTCGCGGCCTTTCTCAAGGTGGAACTGGCGAAATACGATCTGCCGCCCTCCCGGCTGGCGCTGGTGGGCTTCAGCCAGGGCGCCATGATGGCGCTGAAGATCGCGACCACCGCCGCCGTCGCTCCCGCTGCCGTGGTGGCCTATTCCGGGCTGTGGGTGGAGGCGGCGGGCGGGGTGCCGCGCGATCTGCAACTGCGCACGCGCCCACCCATCCTGCTCGTGCATGGCACCGAGGATGAAGTGATTCCCGCGCAGGCGCTGTTCGCGTCCGCGCGCGGCCTCGCCGATGCCGGCGTGCCGGTGGAATGGCACCTCAGCCAAGGGCTAGGGCATGGCATCGACGACGCCGGCCTCGCCCACGGCGGGGCTTTTCTCGCCGAATTCCTCGCGCCAGGGAGGCGATGA
- a CDS encoding DNA-3-methyladenine glycosylase family protein codes for MNEPLLTDQGVFDRAFAQLLGLDDRLVPVAEVAGRPALRRRPPGFAGLCAVVIAQQLSVASARAITGRFEAALGGTPTVEAMLCAPVETLRAAGLSAPKIRTLTGIARALAEGEVDLEAVARMEADAAAEVMTRLPGIGLWTADIYLLFCLGRADAFPHGDLALQVALGEALELGGRCTPLGLRAIAEDWRPLRGVAAHLLWAYYGARRARLGAPA; via the coding sequence ATGAACGAGCCGCTGCTCACCGATCAAGGCGTGTTCGACCGCGCCTTCGCGCAGTTGCTGGGGCTTGATGACCGGCTCGTCCCCGTGGCGGAAGTCGCCGGCCGACCAGCCCTGCGCCGTCGCCCGCCGGGGTTTGCGGGCCTGTGCGCCGTGGTGATTGCGCAGCAATTGTCCGTCGCCTCGGCCCGCGCCATCACCGGCCGGTTCGAGGCCGCGCTGGGCGGAACGCCGACGGTCGAGGCCATGCTTTGCGCGCCCGTGGAGACGCTGCGTGCCGCCGGCCTGTCGGCGCCCAAGATCCGCACGCTCACCGGGATCGCGCGTGCGCTCGCCGAGGGCGAAGTGGATCTCGAAGCCGTGGCCCGGATGGAGGCCGATGCGGCGGCCGAGGTGATGACGCGCCTGCCCGGAATCGGGCTGTGGACCGCCGACATCTACCTCCTCTTCTGCCTCGGCCGCGCCGACGCCTTCCCCCATGGCGATCTCGCGCTTCAGGTGGCGCTGGGCGAGGCTCTGGAACTGGGAGGCCGCTGCACGCCCCTCGGCCTGCGCGCCATCGCCGAGGACTGGCGGCCGCTGCGCGGCGTGGCGGCGCATCTTCTGTGGGCCTATTATGGTGCCCGGCGCGCCCGCCTCGGCGCCCCGGCCTGA
- the gluQRS gene encoding tRNA glutamyl-Q(34) synthetase GluQRS produces the protein MPEPSLPFICRFAPSPNGRLHLGHAFSALVNAEAAARTGGAFLLRMEDIDTTRCRPEFEQGILDDLAWLGIVPAAAPRRQSEHFADYAAALDRLEGMGLIYPAFESRSDIARAVIESEAKLGRPAPRDPDGAPLFPFPRSALADEARAKRKAEGEPYVLRLDMAAALEAAGAGPLFWPEAEGMPEGPAVAIPADPAQWGDVVLARRDVPTSYHLSVVVDDALQGITRVIRGMDLYHATSVHVLLQRLLGLATPVYHHHRLILDASGHKLSKSNSATSLLALRNCGATPGDVRARLGLDAGQPTPRM, from the coding sequence ATGCCCGAACCTTCCCTGCCCTTCATTTGCCGCTTCGCGCCCAGCCCCAACGGCCGGCTGCACCTCGGCCACGCCTTCTCGGCGCTGGTGAATGCCGAGGCGGCGGCGCGCACGGGCGGCGCGTTTCTGCTGCGCATGGAGGACATCGACACGACACGCTGTCGACCCGAATTCGAGCAGGGCATCCTTGATGACCTCGCCTGGCTCGGCATCGTGCCCGCAGCCGCGCCGCGGCGCCAGTCGGAGCATTTCGCCGACTATGCCGCCGCGCTGGACCGGCTGGAGGGAATGGGACTCATCTATCCCGCTTTCGAGAGCCGATCCGACATCGCCCGCGCCGTAATCGAGAGCGAGGCGAAGCTGGGGCGCCCTGCCCCGCGCGATCCGGACGGGGCGCCGCTCTTTCCCTTCCCCCGATCGGCGCTCGCGGACGAGGCGCGGGCGAAGCGGAAGGCGGAGGGGGAGCCCTACGTGCTGCGGCTCGATATGGCGGCGGCGCTGGAGGCTGCCGGTGCCGGGCCGCTTTTCTGGCCCGAGGCGGAGGGGATGCCGGAGGGGCCGGCCGTCGCCATCCCGGCCGATCCGGCGCAATGGGGCGACGTGGTGCTGGCGCGCCGGGACGTGCCGACCTCCTACCATCTCTCGGTCGTGGTGGACGACGCGCTGCAGGGCATCACCCGCGTCATCCGGGGCATGGACCTCTACCACGCCACGTCGGTCCACGTGCTGCTGCAGCGGCTGCTGGGCTTGGCGACGCCGGTCTATCACCACCACCGGCTGATCCTGGATGCCAGCGGCCACAAGCTCTCCAAGAGCAATTCGGCCACCAGCCTGCTCGCGCTGCGCAATTGCGGCGCGACGCCCGGGGATGTCCGAGCCCGCCTCGGCCTCGATGCGGGTCAGCCGACCCCGAGGATGTAG
- a CDS encoding AEC family transporter, translating into MLNTLADISVIVLPVFGMVLVGYIAARIGLVSERATDGLAEFVFSLSVPVLIFKTLSESKLPEAQPWGYWIAYFAGAFFVFAIAMVAAERLFGRGRQEAVIHGFAAGQANTVFVGVPLILKAYGEAGAVPLFLLIAIHLPVMLVAATVLLEGSSGFSRATMVRLGKALAFNPILLGIYAGALAKITGIQATGVPKQMIDLLAAAATPCALISLGLSLKRYGMAGGDLVPSALISVLKLIVHPAAVFALTMVFSMPPVWAGVAVLFAAMPSGINGYLLAQRYGVGIGTSTSAVSLSTGLAVFTVALWLYILGVG; encoded by the coding sequence ATGCTGAACACGCTCGCCGACATCTCCGTCATCGTCCTTCCCGTGTTCGGCATGGTGCTGGTGGGCTATATCGCCGCGCGCATCGGCCTCGTCAGCGAACGGGCGACGGACGGGCTGGCGGAGTTCGTGTTCAGCCTGTCTGTGCCGGTTCTCATCTTCAAGACGCTGAGCGAATCGAAGCTGCCGGAGGCGCAGCCCTGGGGTTACTGGATCGCGTATTTCGCTGGCGCCTTCTTCGTGTTCGCCATCGCCATGGTGGCGGCGGAGCGCCTGTTCGGGCGGGGCCGGCAGGAGGCGGTGATCCACGGCTTCGCCGCCGGCCAGGCCAACACCGTGTTCGTCGGCGTGCCGCTGATCCTGAAGGCCTATGGGGAGGCGGGGGCGGTGCCGCTGTTCCTCCTCATCGCCATCCATCTGCCGGTGATGCTGGTGGCGGCCACCGTGCTGCTCGAAGGGAGCAGCGGCTTCTCCCGGGCGACCATGGTCCGGCTCGGCAAGGCGCTGGCGTTCAATCCCATCCTGCTGGGCATCTATGCCGGCGCGCTGGCCAAGATCACCGGCATCCAGGCCACCGGTGTGCCGAAGCAGATGATCGACCTTCTGGCGGCCGCTGCGACGCCCTGCGCTCTGATCTCCCTCGGTCTCTCGCTGAAGCGCTACGGCATGGCGGGTGGTGACCTCGTGCCTTCGGCGCTGATCAGCGTGCTCAAGCTCATCGTCCACCCGGCGGCGGTCTTTGCGCTGACGATGGTCTTCTCCATGCCGCCCGTATGGGCCGGCGTCGCGGTGCTGTTCGCGGCCATGCCGAGCGGAATCAACGGCTATCTGCTGGCCCAGCGCTATGGCGTGGGCATCGGCACCTCCACCAGCGCGGTCTCGCTCTCCACCGGGCTCGCGGTCTTCACCGTGGCGCTCTGGCTCTACATCCTCGGGGTCGGCTGA
- the rpoZ gene encoding DNA-directed RNA polymerase subunit omega, producing the protein MARVTVEDCIDKVDNRFELVLLAAHRARMISSGQQITIDRDNDKNPVVALREIADETVSPEDLKEDLIHSLQKYTEVDEPEPEAVPLIASSDSSGGEDSDVMLDRMTEEELLAGLQGLVPPEHNDDDEG; encoded by the coding sequence ATGGCCCGTGTCACAGTAGAAGACTGCATCGACAAGGTGGACAACCGGTTTGAGCTGGTCCTGCTCGCCGCCCACCGCGCGCGCATGATCTCGTCCGGCCAGCAGATCACCATCGACCGGGACAACGACAAGAACCCCGTCGTCGCCCTGCGCGAGATCGCCGATGAGACCGTGAGCCCCGAGGATCTCAAGGAAGACCTCATCCACTCGCTGCAGAAGTACACCGAGGTGGATGAGCCCGAGCCCGAGGCCGTGCCGCTCATCGCCTCCAGTGACAGCTCGGGCGGCGAGGACAGCGACGTCATGCTCGACCGCATGACCGAGGAAGAGCTGCTTGCCGGCCTTCAGGGCCTCGTGCCCCCCGAGCACAACGACGACGACGAGGGCTGA
- a CDS encoding NYN domain-containing protein, producing the protein MQGQEKIALLIDGANLYSATKALGFDIDYKRLLKEFQSRGYLLRAFYYTTLIEDQEYSSIRPLLDWLDYNGYSVVTKLAREFTDAQGRRRVRGNMDIEIAVDAMELAEHVDHIVLFSGDGDFRSLVEALQRKGVRVSVVSTISTQPPLIADDLRRQADIFIDLVDLQPKIGRDPSERQGRMQETPRFLERRSATTAAGDGND; encoded by the coding sequence ATGCAGGGCCAGGAAAAGATCGCTCTTCTCATTGATGGCGCCAACCTTTATTCCGCGACCAAGGCGTTGGGCTTCGATATCGACTACAAGCGGCTCCTCAAGGAGTTCCAGAGCCGCGGATACCTCCTTCGCGCGTTCTACTACACGACGCTGATCGAGGATCAGGAATACTCCTCCATCCGGCCGTTGCTCGACTGGCTGGACTACAATGGCTATTCGGTCGTCACCAAACTCGCCCGTGAGTTCACCGACGCGCAGGGGCGGCGCCGCGTGCGCGGCAACATGGACATCGAGATCGCCGTGGACGCCATGGAGCTCGCCGAGCACGTGGACCACATCGTGCTGTTCTCCGGCGACGGGGACTTCCGCTCGCTGGTGGAAGCGTTGCAGCGCAAGGGCGTGCGCGTCTCGGTGGTGTCCACCATCTCCACCCAGCCGCCGCTGATCGCCGACGACCTGCGCCGCCAGGCGGACATCTTCATCGATCTGGTGGATCTTCAGCCCAAGATCGGCCGGGACCCCTCCGAGCGGCAGGGCCGGATGCAGGAGACGCCCCGCTTCCTCGAGCGGCGCAGCGCCACGACCGCGGCCGGCGACGGCAACGACTGA
- a CDS encoding uracil-DNA glycosylase has product MAAKTAAARPAAASEPGRDCPLCPRLVDFREEWRANEPGWHNAPVPAFGPVDAPLLIVGLAPGLRGANRTGRPFTGDYAGDLLYATLIEYGFARDPYAAHPEDGLTLTGARIVNAVRCVPPQNKPTPEEIRTCRPFLSAAIAEMPALKAIVTLGKIAHDSTLAALGQKASRLKFGHGVSDEVGSVRLFASYHCSRYNTNTGVLTPEMFRSVFSAVRASLG; this is encoded by the coding sequence ATGGCTGCCAAGACGGCCGCCGCCCGGCCTGCCGCGGCGTCCGAGCCGGGGCGCGACTGCCCACTTTGCCCGCGCCTTGTGGATTTCCGCGAGGAATGGCGGGCGAATGAACCCGGCTGGCACAATGCCCCCGTGCCTGCCTTCGGGCCGGTCGACGCGCCCCTGCTGATCGTCGGTCTCGCGCCCGGCCTGCGTGGCGCCAATCGCACGGGTCGCCCGTTCACCGGCGACTATGCCGGCGATCTGCTCTACGCGACGCTGATCGAATACGGCTTCGCCCGCGACCCCTATGCGGCGCACCCGGAAGATGGCCTGACCCTCACCGGCGCGCGCATCGTCAATGCGGTGCGCTGCGTGCCGCCCCAGAACAAGCCGACGCCCGAGGAAATCCGCACCTGCCGGCCCTTCCTCTCCGCCGCCATCGCCGAGATGCCGGCGCTGAAAGCCATCGTCACGCTGGGCAAGATCGCCCACGATTCGACGCTCGCAGCGCTGGGCCAGAAGGCCTCGCGGCTGAAGTTCGGCCACGGCGTTTCGGACGAGGTGGGCAGCGTGCGGCTGTTTGCGAGCTACCACTGCTCGCGCTACAACACGAACACCGGCGTGCTGACGCCGGAGATGTTCCGCTCCGTCTTTTCCGCGGTCCGCGCCAGCCTCGGCTGA
- a CDS encoding peroxiredoxin, translating into MSTSGYTSLPDDLPSPEDDGLAAHLPGLELPIIKLPATDGRHIDLSGLAGLTVVYAYPRTGVPGQPLPEGWDAIPGARGCTPQSCAFRDHFADLRAAGVEHVFGLSLQDSDYQREAAERLHLPFPLLSDHRHELTTAIRLPTFEVEGAKLLKRITLIIEEGAISHVFYPVFPPDRNAADVLAHLRRRRED; encoded by the coding sequence ATGAGCACTTCCGGCTATACCAGCCTGCCCGATGACCTTCCCTCCCCGGAAGACGATGGGCTCGCCGCCCACCTGCCGGGGCTGGAGCTGCCCATCATCAAGCTTCCCGCCACGGACGGGCGGCATATCGACCTGTCGGGCCTCGCCGGTCTGACCGTCGTCTATGCCTATCCGCGCACGGGCGTCCCCGGCCAGCCGTTGCCCGAGGGTTGGGATGCCATCCCCGGCGCGCGCGGCTGCACGCCCCAATCCTGCGCTTTCCGCGACCATTTCGCCGATCTGAGGGCCGCCGGCGTGGAGCACGTGTTCGGCCTCTCGCTCCAGGATAGCGACTACCAGCGCGAGGCGGCGGAGCGGCTCCATTTGCCGTTCCCGCTGCTCTCCGATCATAGGCATGAGCTGACGACGGCGATCCGCCTGCCGACCTTCGAGGTGGAGGGGGCGAAGCTGCTGAAGCGCATCACCCTCATCATCGAGGAGGGCGCCATCAGCCATGTCTTCTATCCGGTCTTCCCGCCGGACCGGAACGCGGCGGACGTGCTGGCCCATCTGCGCCGGCGGCGGGAGGACTGA